TACATGTAAGTCGCTTTCGGTACCTGTTTTTACTGGACGTTTTTTCGCCAGACCGTCTTCTACTACCCATACAAATGAACCGCTTGGATCATTCACAACGGCTTGGAAAGGGACAACAAGAATGTTGTTTTTATTGGTGATCATAATATCCACATCTACATTAAAGCCAGGCTTTAGCACAGAGACGGCTTGATCTAATTCCAATGTTACATTTACTTTTGTTTTTCCTGTCGTTTCGCCTTTTTGAATCTTCGTTGCCAGTGGCGAGATACGAGTTACGGTAGCTTCTGCTTTTTCTTTGCCCATAGAAGTACCACTTACGAGTGCTTTTTGCCCTACTTGAATATCTTTTACATCTGATTCGTTAATATCTGCGACTACTTGTAATTTTGATAGGTCACCCATCGTAATAATTTCTGTACCCTTCGTAACGGCTTGACCATTCTTAGCATCCACTTTCAAAATGGTACCTGTGAATGGAGCTACCACTGTGGATTGAGAGCTTTGCTTCGCTAGCTCTGCTTTTTTTACGTTTAGCTGATTAATTTGTGCTTGAACAGAAGCAATATCTGTGCTTTTTGGACCTTTTTTATTTAGGGCTAATTCGCTCTGGGACATTGTAAGAGATGATTGCGCTTGTGATAAAGATTCCTTAGCCTTGTCCAATTCAGTTGCGGGAGAAGCACCAGCCTCAACCAATTGTTTGGTACGGTTGTATTCCTTCTGGGCAGATGCAACCTTTTCTTTCTCCTGACGAACACGTTCCTCCTGTTGGGCAATCGTTTCAGGCTCTTTGCCTGATTTTACACGATTAAGTTCAGCCTGCTGCGAAGCGATTTGCGCATTAATAGAAGCGATTTCGCTTGATAGATCGGTTACATCTATACTACCAATAACCTGGTTAGCAGTAACATTGTCCCCCTCTTGTACAGTAAATTGTAACAGGGTCCCATTATTTGGGGAGAAGAGCGTCACCTCTTGCTTTGCTTTAACCATTCCTGATGCCATTACCTTGTTTTCAATGCTTCCTTTTGCAACAGGAGTGACGGAAACAGGAAGGCCCGTTGCGTCGACAGCGGTCATTTTAAAATAACCATAGGCGCCGACGACTACTACTCCAGCTGCAATAACACCCCACCAACGTTTCTTCATAATAGCCTCCTCAAAAAATTTCTTTACAAACAAATTACACACAAGTTTTTCAGCTGATTACACGTCTTCCAATTTTACAATTGCAGAAATTTTTCA
This is a stretch of genomic DNA from Brevibacillus laterosporus DSM 25. It encodes these proteins:
- a CDS encoding efflux RND transporter periplasmic adaptor subunit, whose product is MKKRWWGVIAAGVVVVGAYGYFKMTAVDATGLPVSVTPVAKGSIENKVMASGMVKAKQEVTLFSPNNGTLLQFTVQEGDNVTANQVIGSIDVTDLSSEIASINAQIASQQAELNRVKSGKEPETIAQQEERVRQEKEKVASAQKEYNRTKQLVEAGASPATELDKAKESLSQAQSSLTMSQSELALNKKGPKSTDIASVQAQINQLNVKKAELAKQSSQSTVVAPFTGTILKVDAKNGQAVTKGTEIITMGDLSKLQVVADINESDVKDIQVGQKALVSGTSMGKEKAEATVTRISPLATKIQKGETTGKTKVNVTLELDQAVSVLKPGFNVDVDIMITNKNNILVVPFQAVVNDPSGSFVWVVEDGLAKKRPVKTGTESDLHVEITSGLNEGDSVISSPSADLMEGMPVMAMEAGVPGAA